GCATCGGCCAGCAGCTGGACAACCCGCTCACCGTCTTCTTAATTGGCGGGGGATCGATGGCGTTTCGCGGTCTCAAAGAGACGACCAAAGATATCGACCTCATCGTCTCCTCCGGCGACGATTTGCGTCAGCTACACGCGGTGCTCCTCGAATTGGGATACAATATCGTCCGGGAACCGGACGAAGAGTACGAAGAACTCGGTGCCCAGCGAATCCTCGAGAACGATGATGGATGTCGAATCGACGTCTTCAACCAGCAGGTGATCGGCAAGCTGATTCTGGCTCCAGGCATTCGTGAGCGGAGCGAACGCTATCTCGACCCGGGAAATCTCGTTGTCGAGCTCGTGAGTCCAGAAGACATCTTCCTGTTCAAAGCGGTCGCCGGTCGGGTGGACGACATCGAGGATATGTTTTCGCTGATGCAGACCGGCCTCGAGTTCGACGTCGCCGAAGCGGAACTCGAGACGCAGGTCGAACTATTGGATCAGGAATTGTTCGTGACGTACGTGAGCGAAGCGTTGACCGATCTCACCGAAAAGCACAACGTGACGACACCGTTGCACGACCCCGTTGCGAAGATTACCGAGCGCGTCTACGAGGAACTCGAAGTGCTTCACGCCCTCAATGAACCGAAACCAATGCTCAACCTCCAGCAGGAACTCGAGTACTCCAGGGCTGAACTACAGGAGATCGTGAGTCGTCTCGAAGAGAAAGGCGCCGTCAGAGAAAACCATGATCGCGTTGAGCGTCTTTCGACAACGATCTGACGGCGAGGAATTCAGGAGTCTGTGAGTAACGCCTACGAGATATGGGTTCTGAAGACCCACAGATTCGTATCAAGATCCTTCGCCTCCGATCCGTACACCCGCCCGGACGCCTCCTCACGCCCTTTTTGACGGCCTGATCAAGATTATTCGAATTACTCGTTCTCGAGTGCCGCATAGATCTCGGCGTGGCGGCGTCCGTCGAGTCTCCCCATCTCGAG
This is a stretch of genomic DNA from Natronosalvus rutilus. It encodes these proteins:
- a CDS encoding DUF6036 family nucleotidyltransferase, with the protein product MRARFDSAYIRSELERIGQQLDNPLTVFLIGGGSMAFRGLKETTKDIDLIVSSGDDLRQLHAVLLELGYNIVREPDEEYEELGAQRILENDDGCRIDVFNQQVIGKLILAPGIRERSERYLDPGNLVVELVSPEDIFLFKAVAGRVDDIEDMFSLMQTGLEFDVAEAELETQVELLDQELFVTYVSEALTDLTEKHNVTTPLHDPVAKITERVYEELEVLHALNEPKPMLNLQQELEYSRAELQEIVSRLEEKGAVRENHDRVERLSTTI